The following are encoded in a window of Vigna unguiculata cultivar IT97K-499-35 chromosome 8, ASM411807v1, whole genome shotgun sequence genomic DNA:
- the LOC114193273 gene encoding ATP-dependent DNA helicase RRM3-like, translating into MSLSEVQKQTQNVSQVTPEKENWNIIVRVIRSWFVPDFTKQRCPFSMELVIQDKEGSKIHASLRRTLIYKFQTEISEGHVYAIQNFSVAPNSGIHRTKHHPYKINFQFGTKVSLLDGNLVPDLKPQYTPLSLLTTTGFDTDYLVDILGLLVEVGTERELQVDGKTTKLNVIAIEADGMCFEAFDRTLRDIMRNVDDANNDKPFGGKAVVLGGDFRQILPVIKKGYRFDIIKSTINYSELWNCCKVLKLTKNMRLSTTTINQIANDIKEFADWILKIGDGQIDVNENGEYMVEIPEELLIINTDVPLLSLVEFVYPQFVVNMMNPNYFDDGAILCPTNDSVEQVNDFMLSLLGGEEVTYLSSDTPCQSHEQDEVQSEWFTSEFLNDIKCSGIPNHKLKLKTGVPIMLLRNIDQAKGICNGTRLQVNHLGKNVISATVITGKNIGDKIFIPRMDLVPSDLGLPFKFQRRQFPISLCFAMMINKSQGQTLSRVGLYLPQPVLTHGQLYVAISRVKTKRGLKILILDENGNITNTTKNVVYKEIFETL; encoded by the exons ATGTCTCTCTCTGAAGTTCAAAAGCAAACTCAAAATGTAAGCCAAGTTACTCCAGAAAAGGAGAACTGGAATATCATCGTTAGGGTGATACGTTCATGGTTTGTTCCAGATTTCACTAAACAGAGGTGTCCTTTTTCCATGGAGTTGGTTATTCAAGACAAAGAG GGTTCTAAAATACACGCTTCCCTCAGACGTACTCTAATTTACAAATTCCAGACTGAAATTTCTGAAGGTCATGTTTATGCCATACAAAATTTCAGTGTTGCTCCAAATTCTGGAATACACAGAACTAAGCACCACCCTTATAAGATTAATTTCCAGTTTGGTACCAAAGTTAGTTTGCTTGATGGTAACTTGGTTCCTGATCTGAAACCACAATACACACCTTTGTCATTATTGACAACCACTGGATTCGATACTGATTATTTAGTTg aTATATTGGGATTACTTGTCGAAGTGGGTACTGAAAGAGAATTGCAAGTTGAtggaaagacaacaaaattaaatgtcattGCAATAGAAGCTGATGG aatgtgctttgaggcatttgatagaacactaagagatattatgcgaaatgttgatgatgccaataatgacaaaccatttggtggCAAAGCAGTTGTCTTGGGAGGTGACTTCAGACAAATTCTACCCGTTATAAAGAAAGGATATAGGtttgatatcatcaaatcaaCCATCAACTATTCAGAGTTATGGAATTGTTGTAAAGTGCTCAAACTGACCAAGAACATGAGATTAAGTACTACAACAATCAATCAAATAGCCAATGATATCAaagaatttgctgattggatattgAAAATTGGAGATGGCCAAATTGATgtaaatgagaatggtgagtACATGGTTGAAATTCCAGAAGAGCTGCTGATTATAAATACAGATGTACCTTTATTGTCATTAGTTGAATTTGTCTATCCTCAATTTGTGGTTAACATGATGAATccaaattattttgatgatggagcAATCTTGTGCCCAACTAATGATTCTGTAGAGCAAGTCAATGATTTCATGTTGTCTTTATTAGGTGGTGAAGAGGTCACTTATTTAAGTTCAGATACACCTTGCCAATCTCATGAACAAGATGAAGTTCAATCTGAATGGTTTACAtctgaatttttaaatgatatcaaatgttcagGGATACCAAATCATAAACTCAAGCTCAAAACAGGTGTGCCAATTATGCTCTTGAGAAATATTGATCAAGCAAAAGGTATTTGCAATGGCACAAGATTGCAAGTCAACCATTTGGGTAAAAATGTAATCTCTGCAACTGTAATTACTGGAAAAAACATTGGTGACAAAATTTTTATTCCAAGAATGGATTTAGTGCCATCTGATTTAGGATTGCCTTTCAAATTCCAAAGAAGACAGTTCCCAATTTCATTATGCTTTGCAATGATGATTAACAAAAGTCAAGGACAAACACTTTCTAGAGTGGGACTTTATCTTCCACAACCTGTATTGACACATGGCCAACTATATGTTGCTATTTCTAGAGTGAAAACCAAGAGAggattgaaaatacttatattggatgaaaatggaaatatcacaaacacaactaaaaatgttgtgtacaaagaaatttttgaaactctttga